The following proteins are co-located in the Sphingorhabdus lutea genome:
- the phaR gene encoding polyhydroxyalkanoate synthesis repressor PhaR, producing the protein MKSGGKNNSGGANASTPIIIKKYANRRLYNTQNSKYITLDFLAELIRDNVEFTVIDAKTKEDITHHVLTQIIMEEETNGENLLPVGFLRDIISMYGKNMQAMVPSFLENSMQNFRKNQKQFQDIVETAITSGPFGDIAKKNIEMARSAKEMLLGGFVSTGQEASKSADKNAKDDEVAKLKKQIEEMQNKIDEIQNK; encoded by the coding sequence ATGAAGAGCGGCGGGAAAAATAATAGTGGTGGTGCAAATGCATCAACGCCAATTATCATCAAAAAATATGCGAATAGGCGTTTATATAATACGCAAAATTCAAAATATATTACTCTTGATTTTTTGGCAGAGTTAATAAGAGATAATGTCGAATTTACCGTTATTGACGCCAAAACCAAAGAAGATATTACCCATCATGTATTGACCCAAATCATCATGGAGGAGGAAACAAATGGTGAAAACCTGCTTCCCGTTGGATTTCTGCGCGATATAATTTCAATGTATGGCAAAAATATGCAGGCGATGGTTCCATCTTTTTTGGAAAATTCCATGCAAAATTTCCGCAAAAATCAAAAACAATTTCAGGACATTGTTGAAACGGCGATTACATCTGGCCCATTTGGCGATATTGCAAAGAAAAATATTGAAATGGCGCGTAGTGCAAAGGAAATGTTGTTGGGCGGCTTTGTCTCTACGGGGCAAGAGGCTTCTAAATCGGCGGATAAAAATGCCAAAGATGATGAAGTTGCCAAATTAAAAAAACAAATTGAAGAAATGCAAAATAAAATCGATGAGATTCAAAATAAATAG
- the rnr gene encoding ribonuclease R: protein MLLKAFILREHIDLTDSKKPKSGADHEGLPTAKQIIKFIEEYDGNAGKREIAREFGLKGQRKILLKALLKDMTDDGLINMAPGRAFHKMGGLPKVTVLKIVAIEGNAPIAIPEKWEAEGKPAPQLRVQERGKSMRLRVGDRILARTEERGQGWFAFAIKKLAEADQMIMGMVQILPNGRQYLQPVDKRNRNNFAISGGVEAKDGQLVLAELKGRSHHKKAHIEQILGDPFEGASLSMIAVNKFGIPHHFNGRTEKEAEKISKSSFGKRTDLRHIPFVAIDPRDARDFDDAIWAAPSTSPDNIGGFDAIVAIADVSFYVRPGNELDIEARKRGNSVYFPDMVVPMLPHILSSGMCSLKQGENRAAMACHLVVDKNGKVTSWRFERALIKLSANIPYEDAQAAIDGVKPHEMTETALRPLWDCWALLSKARARREPLAIDMPERQVKINEQGEIVDISVRERLDAHMLVEDFMIAANVAAAKALETKKASVVYRVHEEPSREKIIALKEFLASLEIPLALGQVIKPSLFNNMLAKVDDDLIKPQIMEAVLRSQMQAYYGPKNMGHFGLSLGSYAHFTSPIRRYADLLVHRSLVDAYGLFTNEDGSNDGTGLAPSDKNALDKICEKISVFERRAMEAERETIDRYVAAYMVNFVDKVVETRITSVKNFGFFATVKDIGGDGIVPISSLGSEYFHYDEAEQALYGEKSRTVYKVGQIINLRVMEANVATGGIKFGILHEDYSNEEGGNSRNNKSSKPKMAGKYKAGARGRPANIRHKGRRRK, encoded by the coding sequence ATGCTGTTGAAAGCATTTATATTGCGAGAGCATATTGATTTGACCGATAGTAAAAAACCAAAAAGCGGCGCCGATCATGAAGGATTGCCCACTGCAAAGCAAATCATCAAATTTATTGAAGAATATGATGGAAATGCAGGCAAAAGGGAAATCGCCCGCGAATTTGGTTTAAAGGGTCAGCGTAAAATTTTGCTAAAGGCTTTGTTAAAGGACATGACCGATGATGGCCTGATTAACATGGCACCGGGCAGGGCGTTTCACAAAATGGGCGGCCTGCCCAAGGTTACCGTGCTTAAAATTGTAGCGATTGAGGGTAATGCGCCAATTGCCATTCCCGAAAAATGGGAAGCGGAGGGCAAGCCGGCCCCGCAATTACGTGTTCAAGAACGTGGAAAATCAATGCGTTTGCGCGTTGGTGACCGTATTTTGGCACGCACAGAAGAGCGGGGGCAGGGCTGGTTCGCATTTGCCATTAAAAAATTGGCTGAGGCGGATCAAATGATAATGGGTATGGTGCAAATTTTGCCCAATGGCCGCCAATATTTACAACCTGTTGATAAAAGAAACCGAAATAATTTTGCAATTTCGGGCGGGGTAGAGGCAAAGGATGGTCAATTAGTATTGGCCGAGTTAAAGGGCCGAAGCCACCATAAAAAGGCGCATATTGAACAAATTTTGGGCGATCCTTTCGAAGGGGCCAGCCTGTCCATGATTGCGGTGAATAAATTTGGGATACCGCATCATTTTAATGGCCGCACCGAAAAAGAAGCCGAGAAGATTAGCAAAAGCTCCTTTGGCAAAAGGACGGATTTACGTCATATCCCATTTGTAGCAATTGATCCACGTGATGCGCGGGATTTTGATGATGCCATTTGGGCTGCGCCGTCAACATCACCAGACAATATTGGCGGTTTTGATGCGATTGTAGCGATTGCAGATGTTAGTTTTTATGTGCGCCCGGGAAATGAGTTGGATATTGAGGCACGAAAGCGCGGCAATAGTGTTTATTTTCCCGACATGGTCGTGCCGATGCTGCCCCATATTTTATCATCGGGCATGTGTTCGTTAAAACAGGGCGAAAACCGTGCGGCAATGGCATGTCATTTGGTGGTCGATAAAAATGGCAAAGTGACGTCATGGCGTTTTGAACGCGCCTTAATCAAATTATCTGCCAATATCCCTTATGAGGATGCACAGGCCGCCATTGATGGCGTAAAACCACATGAGATGACTGAAACAGCGCTCCGGCCCTTATGGGATTGTTGGGCATTATTGTCAAAAGCGCGGGCAAGGCGAGAACCATTGGCCATTGATATGCCCGAACGTCAGGTTAAAATTAACGAACAGGGTGAGATTGTCGATATTTCGGTGCGCGAACGATTGGACGCGCATATGTTGGTTGAGGATTTTATGATTGCCGCCAATGTTGCCGCGGCCAAGGCATTAGAGACGAAAAAAGCGTCTGTAGTTTACCGTGTGCATGAAGAACCATCACGAGAGAAAATTATTGCGTTAAAGGAGTTTTTGGCAAGTCTGGAAATTCCACTCGCGCTTGGGCAGGTAATAAAACCAAGTTTATTCAACAACATGCTAGCCAAAGTTGATGATGATTTGATTAAGCCGCAAATTATGGAAGCGGTATTGCGTAGCCAGATGCAGGCATATTATGGGCCCAAAAATATGGGGCATTTTGGATTGTCCCTTGGCAGCTATGCCCATTTTACCAGTCCAATTCGGCGTTATGCTGATTTATTAGTGCATCGTTCTTTGGTTGATGCCTATGGGCTATTTACAAATGAAGATGGCAGCAATGATGGTACGGGATTAGCACCATCGGACAAAAATGCGCTGGATAAAATTTGTGAGAAAATAAGCGTTTTTGAACGCCGCGCAATGGAAGCCGAGCGAGAGACAATTGATCGTTATGTTGCCGCCTATATGGTCAATTTTGTCGATAAAGTTGTCGAAACGCGGATCACATCGGTTAAAAATTTCGGTTTTTTTGCCACGGTAAAGGATATTGGCGGCGATGGTATTGTGCCCATTTCTTCGCTGGGAAGTGAATATTTCCATTATGATGAAGCCGAACAGGCGCTTTATGGCGAAAAAAGCCGCACTGTTTATAAGGTGGGGCAAATAATAAATTTACGAGTGATGGAGGCAAATGTCGCCACGGGCGGTATTAAATTTGGTATATTGCACGAAGATTATAGCAATGAAGAGGGTGGAAATTCACGAAATAATAAATCATCAAAACCCAAAATGGCCGGGAAATATAAGGCCGGGGCGAGGGGGCGTCCGGCCAATATTCGCCATAAAGGACGCAGGCGTAAATAA
- the proS gene encoding proline--tRNA ligase, whose product MIRHALNNHRSKDFASWYQELISAADLAEESGVRGCMIMRPWGYGIWERMQALLDREIKATGHENCYFPLFIPLSYFEKEAEHVDGFAKEMAVVTHHRLTKGEKGLIVDPDAKLEEPLVVRPTSETVIGTAFSRWLQSWRDLPLLYNQWANVVRWEMRTRMFLRTSEFLWQEGHTAHETREDAVEETMKMLEVYRSFAEDKLAMPVIAGVKPENERFPGAEDTYSIEAMMQDGKALQAGTSHFLGHTFAKAQNIRFQDRNGDYQYAYTTSWGVSTRMIGGVIMSHGDDDGLRLPPAIAPQQIIIIPMLKENDGDEQLLNYCKKLKSEVQNISVLGEPVRVLLDVKATKPSQKRWSWVKKGAPIIIEVGARDMDAGKVSFLIRHQLYQENGKPNFHIMGVNEFADNAGKILEDMQASLFNEAKHRTQENIIENVENFNDVKKYYANAGKYPGWVKVNWARPTGAELEEIVKLLKSEKLTFRNSPIEDGAISGRCIFTGRDAVESIYIARAY is encoded by the coding sequence ATGATCCGTCATGCGTTAAATAACCACAGAAGCAAGGACTTTGCTTCTTGGTATCAAGAATTAATTTCTGCGGCTGATTTAGCAGAGGAATCCGGTGTTCGTGGATGCATGATAATGCGCCCCTGGGGCTATGGTATTTGGGAACGGATGCAGGCTTTATTGGACAGGGAAATTAAGGCAACAGGCCATGAAAATTGCTATTTCCCTTTATTCATTCCGCTTTCCTATTTTGAAAAAGAGGCAGAGCATGTTGATGGTTTTGCAAAGGAAATGGCTGTTGTTACCCATCACCGCCTGACCAAGGGTGAAAAGGGGTTAATTGTTGACCCTGATGCAAAATTAGAAGAGCCATTGGTGGTGCGTCCGACGTCGGAGACCGTGATAGGAACGGCATTTTCCCGTTGGCTGCAAAGCTGGCGTGATTTGCCCTTATTATATAATCAATGGGCCAATGTTGTTCGTTGGGAAATGCGCACGCGCATGTTTTTAAGGACCAGTGAATTTTTATGGCAAGAGGGCCATACCGCGCATGAGACGCGCGAAGATGCGGTCGAAGAAACCATGAAGATGCTGGAGGTGTACCGCAGCTTTGCCGAGGATAAATTGGCGATGCCGGTTATTGCAGGTGTGAAGCCCGAAAATGAGCGTTTCCCCGGCGCAGAGGATACATATTCTATTGAAGCAATGATGCAGGATGGCAAGGCGTTGCAGGCCGGCACTTCACATTTTCTGGGCCATACTTTTGCCAAGGCGCAAAATATCCGTTTTCAAGATCGCAATGGCGATTATCAATATGCCTATACTACCAGCTGGGGCGTCTCTACGCGCATGATTGGTGGGGTTATTATGTCTCATGGTGATGATGATGGATTGCGTCTGCCACCTGCAATTGCACCGCAGCAAATTATCATTATTCCCATGTTAAAAGAAAATGATGGCGATGAGCAATTATTGAATTATTGCAAAAAGTTAAAGTCAGAAGTTCAAAATATTTCTGTTCTTGGTGAGCCTGTTCGTGTGCTTTTGGATGTAAAGGCAACAAAGCCAAGTCAGAAACGATGGTCATGGGTGAAAAAAGGCGCGCCGATTATTATTGAAGTGGGCGCGCGCGATATGGATGCTGGAAAAGTTTCCTTCTTAATTCGTCATCAATTATATCAAGAAAATGGAAAGCCCAATTTTCACATCATGGGTGTGAATGAATTTGCCGATAATGCCGGTAAAATATTGGAAGATATGCAGGCATCATTATTTAATGAAGCAAAGCATCGGACCCAAGAAAATATCATTGAAAATGTTGAAAATTTTAATGATGTGAAAAAATATTATGCAAATGCCGGTAAATATCCTGGTTGGGTAAAGGTGAATTGGGCCAGACCAACCGGCGCGGAATTGGAAGAAATTGTCAAATTGTTGAAATCTGAAAAATTAACATTCCGCAACAGCCCGATCGAGGATGGTGCAATCTCAGGTCGCTGTATCTTTACCGGACGCGATGCTGTTGAAAGCATTTATATTGCGAGAGCATATTGA
- a CDS encoding TonB-dependent receptor domain-containing protein: MRKSQLMIAGSIIGLAIAASMPAMAQSQQKDDNAEEQEEASSSKAIIVTGSRIARPTLESNVPITTVDVAELTERGDISLGDALNDLPSLRSTFSSGNSSRFIGTTGLNVLDLRGLGTSRTLVLVNGRRHVSADAGNYLVDVNTIPTDLLERVDVVTGGSSSIYGSDAIAGVVNFVLRRDYDGIAARAQSGISSRGDRATNFVSLTAGKNFADGRGNVAMALEYGRAAPLFFRDRDELTGAYSGRCQFQLTENTVGEPAAGNGTSDTTFLCGINNASISDGGTIGTIDASSSAARRYLRFDSAGNVFLDTPTRGFSAFGSGNQQGGEGSTLRNTGSLAVGVERYSANFLGSFEFSEALRFFSEAKYVRTIATGEGQPSFFSGGPQTRSGPALSCSNGFLTPSALATLQTYGLCTTPTGTIPMSRFNVDFGGRGERQVRETYRVVAGFDGTFNDDWRYEIFGNYGRFENKGRSVNNLLLRDINGNVDGFGLASDAVLAPASFTGTNFELNSQGQRVICRVNAVTNTRPDCVPLNMFGHGSPSQAALDFINTEGERTAFAEQINFGGFVSGDLSQLFELPGGPIGFAFGAEYRSERAGEYYDDLTAAGATFLNALQPFTPPNLNVVDIFGEVRVPLLRDLPFANNLEITAAARMSDYNTATDKVWSYNVGGIYSPVSDIKLRVNYSESVRAPTQSDLYSTASQNFAQIADPCDSANIGGNPNRAANCAAAGVPTTANAAVVAACAGSSFPAVVGQAWQNCLARTSSTGFASGGNPTLVEERGKSWTVGAIFEPSFIPGLNFTVDYYKIDVENLISALGAGQIISLCYDNASGINNPFCATVNRDPATGLFVQPAVISGGINFAAQKTEGIDFDVSYRKSFDNGQSFELRAIATYLLTLDNYTNPQNPLDLNRQKSELGDPSFAANIRASYDFGGFELSWTTRYIGKQTIGSYETQNQYQGICPTTGLTGIGTGTCTAGEVTTLAPQNADAFPQVYYPDAWYHNARIDIDVADKMDFYFGVDNLFDRKPPLGLLGTAGGDPYDSFGRYFYTGLRLEF, from the coding sequence ATGAGAAAATCTCAGTTAATGATTGCAGGGTCGATTATCGGACTTGCCATCGCTGCTTCTATGCCAGCTATGGCACAGAGCCAGCAAAAAGATGATAATGCAGAGGAACAAGAAGAAGCCTCGTCAAGCAAGGCCATCATCGTAACCGGTTCGCGGATCGCGCGTCCAACATTGGAATCTAACGTTCCGATTACTACGGTCGATGTTGCCGAATTGACAGAACGTGGCGATATCAGCCTTGGTGACGCTTTAAATGATCTTCCATCATTGCGCTCTACTTTCAGCTCAGGCAATTCAAGCCGTTTTATCGGCACGACTGGCTTAAACGTACTTGACCTTCGCGGACTTGGCACTTCTCGTACATTGGTTCTCGTTAACGGTCGCCGTCATGTTAGTGCGGATGCCGGCAACTATCTGGTTGACGTAAACACCATTCCAACCGATTTGTTAGAGCGTGTCGACGTTGTTACCGGCGGTAGCTCATCCATTTATGGTTCAGATGCGATTGCAGGCGTTGTAAACTTTGTTTTGCGCCGCGATTATGATGGTATTGCCGCACGTGCGCAATCGGGTATTTCAAGCCGTGGCGACCGCGCAACAAATTTTGTTAGCTTAACAGCAGGTAAGAATTTCGCCGACGGTCGTGGCAATGTTGCCATGGCGTTGGAATATGGCCGTGCAGCGCCATTATTCTTCCGTGATCGCGATGAATTGACTGGCGCTTATAGCGGCCGTTGCCAATTTCAGCTGACTGAAAACACCGTTGGTGAACCCGCAGCTGGCAATGGCACGTCGGATACCACTTTCCTTTGCGGTATTAACAACGCCTCTATTTCTGATGGTGGTACAATTGGCACTATAGACGCATCATCATCTGCTGCGCGTCGTTACTTGCGTTTTGATAGCGCAGGCAATGTGTTTCTTGACACACCAACACGCGGTTTCTCTGCATTTGGTTCGGGTAACCAACAAGGTGGCGAAGGCTCAACTCTTCGTAACACTGGTTCTTTGGCAGTTGGCGTAGAGCGTTATTCTGCTAACTTCCTTGGCAGCTTTGAATTTAGCGAAGCACTACGTTTCTTCAGTGAAGCAAAATATGTTCGCACAATTGCTACTGGCGAAGGCCAGCCAAGCTTCTTCTCTGGTGGCCCACAAACACGCAGTGGACCAGCTTTAAGCTGCAGCAACGGTTTCTTAACCCCATCTGCACTGGCGACACTTCAAACCTATGGTCTTTGCACCACGCCAACAGGCACCATTCCAATGTCACGTTTCAACGTTGATTTTGGTGGTCGTGGTGAACGTCAGGTTCGTGAAACATACCGCGTTGTTGCCGGCTTTGACGGCACATTTAATGATGATTGGCGTTATGAAATCTTCGGCAATTATGGCCGTTTTGAAAACAAAGGCCGTTCAGTAAATAACTTGTTATTGCGTGATATTAACGGAAATGTTGATGGTTTTGGCCTTGCGTCTGATGCTGTTTTGGCACCAGCAAGCTTTACCGGCACCAATTTTGAGTTAAACAGCCAAGGTCAACGCGTCATTTGCCGTGTTAACGCTGTCACCAACACACGTCCTGATTGTGTTCCTTTGAACATGTTTGGTCATGGTTCGCCAAGCCAAGCTGCATTGGACTTTATCAATACAGAAGGCGAGCGGACAGCCTTTGCTGAACAAATCAACTTTGGCGGTTTCGTCAGCGGTGATTTGTCACAATTATTTGAATTGCCAGGCGGCCCAATTGGTTTCGCATTTGGTGCAGAATATCGTTCAGAGCGCGCAGGTGAATATTATGATGACCTAACCGCTGCGGGTGCGACATTCTTAAATGCACTTCAACCATTCACACCGCCCAATTTGAATGTTGTCGACATTTTTGGTGAGGTTCGTGTTCCTTTGCTACGTGACTTGCCATTTGCAAATAATTTGGAAATTACTGCTGCAGCGCGTATGTCCGATTATAATACTGCAACGGACAAAGTATGGTCATATAATGTTGGTGGTATCTACTCACCCGTTTCAGATATTAAACTTCGTGTGAATTATTCTGAATCGGTTCGTGCTCCAACACAATCTGATCTTTACTCCACTGCTTCGCAAAACTTCGCTCAAATCGCCGATCCTTGCGATTCAGCGAACATAGGCGGCAACCCAAATCGTGCGGCAAACTGTGCTGCGGCGGGTGTTCCAACAACAGCAAATGCTGCGGTTGTTGCGGCATGCGCAGGCAGCTCTTTCCCTGCAGTAGTTGGTCAAGCTTGGCAGAACTGTTTGGCTCGTACATCCAGCACCGGCTTTGCTTCTGGTGGCAACCCCACCTTGGTTGAAGAGCGCGGCAAAAGCTGGACCGTTGGTGCAATTTTTGAACCAAGCTTTATTCCTGGTTTAAACTTCACAGTCGATTATTATAAAATTGATGTTGAAAATTTGATTTCTGCGCTTGGTGCAGGACAAATTATCAGCCTTTGCTATGATAATGCTTCAGGTATTAACAATCCTTTCTGCGCCACGGTAAACCGTGATCCTGCAACTGGTTTGTTTGTGCAGCCTGCGGTAATTTCTGGCGGCATTAACTTTGCTGCTCAAAAAACCGAAGGTATCGACTTTGACGTTTCATATCGTAAGAGCTTTGACAATGGTCAGTCATTTGAATTGCGCGCGATTGCGACATATTTGCTAACCCTAGACAATTATACAAATCCACAAAATCCGTTGGATTTAAATCGTCAAAAAAGCGAATTGGGTGACCCCAGCTTTGCTGCAAATATCCGTGCTAGCTATGACTTTGGAGGCTTTGAGCTTTCATGGACAACACGCTATATCGGCAAACAAACCATTGGTTCATATGAAACCCAAAACCAATATCAAGGCATTTGCCCAACAACTGGCTTGACCGGTATTGGAACAGGTACATGTACCGCAGGTGAAGTAACAACATTGGCACCTCAAAATGCTGATGCCTTCCCTCAGGTATATTATCCTGATGCATGGTATCATAATGCACGCATCGATATTGATGTAGCTGATAAAATGGACTTTTACTTCGGCGTTGACAATTTGTTCGATCGTAAACCACCACTTGGTTTGCTTGGAACAGCTGGCGGCGACCCATATGATAGCTTTGGCCGTTATTTCTATACCGGCTTAAGACTTGAATTCTAA
- the alr gene encoding alanine racemase, with protein sequence MTNSPSRLSISIENFISNWRFVDGLSSKATKTAAAVKANGYGLGAREAVKNLSKAGCEKFYVAHFSEAMGIIDLVPSRQIAILNGVFDNDVKDIIAANIIPVLNSPQQIKLWQQAGGGTCHVMLDTGINRLGVTIDQMGEVDWDALNIHNIISHLASADEDVAQNKDQLKQFIKMKQPLKSQICSFANSAGAALGADYHFDETRPGLALYGGVARKEYDGHIKSVAMPQARIIQTRQAKTGDKIGYNAQFICPKDMHIATIAVGYADGYLRSLSNKGMCEIDGRKLPVIGRVSMDLVIINIDEAPDLLANDWVNIYYNLPQMAQLSGLSQYELLTLLGNRFDRHWQ encoded by the coding sequence ATGACTAATTCTCCTTCACGCTTATCAATTAGCATTGAAAATTTTATATCAAATTGGCGTTTTGTTGATGGTTTATCCTCAAAGGCCACGAAAACAGCCGCTGCGGTAAAGGCCAATGGCTATGGCCTTGGCGCGCGTGAAGCGGTGAAGAATTTAAGCAAAGCGGGATGTGAAAAATTTTATGTTGCCCATTTTTCAGAGGCGATGGGTATAATTGACCTTGTCCCATCAAGGCAAATTGCCATTTTAAACGGGGTTTTTGACAATGATGTTAAGGACATCATCGCTGCCAATATTATTCCTGTGCTAAATAGCCCGCAGCAAATAAAGCTTTGGCAACAGGCTGGCGGTGGGACGTGCCATGTCATGCTTGACACGGGTATAAATCGGTTGGGTGTTACTATCGACCAAATGGGCGAGGTTGATTGGGATGCGCTGAATATTCATAATATTATCAGTCACCTGGCATCCGCAGATGAGGATGTCGCACAAAATAAAGACCAGCTTAAACAATTTATCAAAATGAAACAGCCATTAAAAAGTCAAATATGCTCATTCGCGAACAGCGCAGGTGCGGCATTGGGGGCAGATTATCATTTTGATGAAACAAGGCCGGGGCTAGCACTTTATGGAGGGGTTGCGCGAAAAGAATATGATGGTCACATAAAATCTGTTGCCATGCCGCAGGCTAGAATTATTCAAACCAGACAGGCAAAAACAGGCGATAAAATTGGATATAATGCCCAATTTATTTGTCCAAAGGATATGCATATTGCGACCATTGCTGTGGGATATGCTGATGGATATCTACGCAGCTTATCCAATAAGGGCATGTGTGAAATTGACGGAAGAAAATTGCCCGTCATTGGCCGCGTATCAATGGATTTGGTTATCATAAATATTGATGAAGCGCCCGATTTATTGGCCAATGATTGGGTAAATATATATTATAATTTACCGCAAATGGCGCAGCTTAGCGGGCTTTCCCAATATGAATTACTGACATTATTGGGCAATAGATTTGATCGGCATTGGCAATAA
- a CDS encoding superoxide dismutase, which translates to MAFALPELPYSKDAFGDILSAETFDYHHGKHHNAYVVKANELVAADAALQGKSLSELVVIAKNEGKAGLFNQVGQIWNHSFYWLGLSPVKQTPSAKLSAMIDDSFGSLDAMLEKLKAEGVGHFGSGWALLYLDGDKLAITSLHDADCPIAHDLTPLLIMDVWEHAYYVDYRNARPNYLDALLQNSINWEFVEQNLDGKGVSRADQAG; encoded by the coding sequence ATGGCTTTTGCTTTACCCGAACTACCTTATTCAAAAGATGCCTTTGGGGATATTCTGTCCGCCGAAACATTTGATTACCACCATGGAAAACATCATAATGCCTATGTTGTAAAGGCAAATGAATTGGTTGCGGCCGATGCGGCTTTACAAGGAAAATCGCTTTCTGAACTGGTGGTTATTGCCAAAAATGAAGGCAAGGCAGGGTTGTTTAACCAAGTTGGCCAAATTTGGAATCACAGCTTTTACTGGCTTGGTCTTTCACCAGTTAAGCAAACACCTTCTGCGAAATTATCGGCTATGATTGACGATAGCTTTGGTTCATTGGACGCAATGTTGGAAAAGTTAAAGGCAGAGGGTGTGGGCCATTTTGGCAGCGGATGGGCTTTATTATATCTTGATGGCGATAAATTGGCGATTACATCCTTGCATGATGCCGATTGCCCCATTGCGCATGATTTAACCCCATTATTGATAATGGATGTTTGGGAACATGCATATTATGTGGATTATCGCAATGCGCGTCCCAATTATCTTGATGCTCTGCTGCAAAATTCCATCAATTGGGAATTTGTTGAGCAAAATCTTGATGGTAAAGGCGTTTCACGTGCTGATCAGGCGGGATAA
- a CDS encoding MFS transporter produces MSDVQIEPSKNDIKLVIAASSAGTIFEWYDFFIYGTLASIIGPVFFPGDNAILSTLLVWATFAIGFGFRPIGAILFGYLGDKLGRKYTFLVTVTLMGIATAGVGMLPSAATIGVAAPIIIILLRILQGLALGGEYGGAAIYVAEHADDDKRGYYTSFIQASVVGGFVLSLIVVLSTKYLLPKEVFEAWGWRVPFLLSILLLGISLWMRLKLSESPVFQAMKEQGEIAANPFVESFTYPGNKKRIFIALFGVAAGLTVIWYTAMFSGLTFLKGPMRVEDTAAEIIVGISAAIGMAMFICFGKMSDRVGRKQPIIRGYLLTLLTLFPLFWIMGSVANPALSSAIEKSPIILVGQNCDYSPFASEQVSDCGKLMGDLSALGLPYEINEGDKLTLQIGQENSIITDMADKKGKERAALLTEKLQAAGYPMEKQIPSIQNILIIMLALLGLSALSAATYGPVAALLSEMFPPRVRYSSMSIPYHFGAGYFGGFLPLIAGYIVAKSGDPYAGLWYTMGIVLIAFIVASWGLKNGKPTDFTDD; encoded by the coding sequence ATGTCTGACGTTCAAATAGAGCCAAGTAAAAATGATATAAAATTGGTCATCGCGGCATCTTCTGCGGGGACGATTTTTGAATGGTATGATTTTTTCATTTACGGCACTTTGGCGTCAATAATTGGCCCTGTTTTCTTTCCCGGCGACAATGCAATTTTGTCCACTTTGCTAGTGTGGGCCACATTTGCCATTGGCTTTGGATTTAGGCCAATTGGCGCCATATTATTTGGATATTTGGGCGACAAATTGGGCCGTAAATATACATTTTTGGTAACGGTTACTTTAATGGGCATTGCAACGGCGGGTGTCGGCATGCTGCCCTCCGCCGCCACCATAGGTGTCGCAGCGCCAATCATTATTATATTATTGCGGATATTACAGGGACTGGCCCTTGGCGGGGAATATGGCGGCGCGGCAATATATGTTGCCGAACATGCCGATGATGATAAGCGCGGCTATTATACCAGCTTCATTCAAGCCAGCGTTGTTGGCGGCTTTGTGTTAAGCTTAATTGTTGTTTTATCCACTAAATACCTTTTGCCAAAAGAAGTTTTTGAGGCATGGGGATGGCGTGTGCCATTCTTACTTTCCATATTATTATTGGGAATTTCGCTTTGGATGCGATTAAAATTATCTGAAAGCCCAGTTTTTCAGGCAATGAAAGAACAGGGTGAAATTGCGGCAAATCCATTTGTGGAAAGCTTTACCTATCCAGGGAATAAAAAACGTATTTTCATCGCCCTTTTTGGGGTTGCTGCTGGCTTAACGGTTATTTGGTACACGGCCATGTTTTCCGGGCTTACTTTTTTAAAAGGGCCAATGCGGGTGGAGGATACTGCCGCCGAAATCATTGTTGGTATTTCCGCCGCCATCGGCATGGCCATGTTCATTTGTTTTGGTAAAATGTCGGATAGGGTGGGCCGGAAGCAGCCTATTATTAGGGGGTATTTGCTGACATTGCTGACCCTATTCCCATTATTTTGGATTATGGGTAGTGTTGCAAATCCGGCGTTAAGCAGTGCGATTGAAAAATCACCCATTATTTTGGTTGGCCAAAATTGTGATTATAGCCCATTTGCCAGCGAACAGGTGAGTGATTGCGGCAAATTAATGGGCGACTTATCTGCCTTGGGGTTACCTTATGAAATTAATGAAGGTGATAAACTTACCCTGCAAATAGGGCAGGAGAATAGCATTATTACCGATATGGCGGACAAAAAGGGCAAGGAAAGAGCAGCATTGCTGACCGAAAAATTGCAGGCTGCAGGCTATCCGATGGAAAAACAAATTCCTTCTATCCAAAATATTCTAATCATCATGTTGGCATTATTGGGGTTAAGCGCATTATCGGCCGCGACCTATGGCCCTGTCGCCGCCTTATTATCGGAGATGTTCCCCCCGCGCGTCAGATATAGTTCTATGTCGATACCATATCATTTTGGCGCAGGTTATTTTGGCGGATTTTTACCCTTAATCGCTGGATATATTGTTGCAAAATCTGGAGACCCTTATGCAGGACTTTGGTATACAATGGGCATCGTTTTAATTGCATTCATTGTTGCCTCTTGGGGGCTTAAAAACGGAAAGCCAACTGATTTCACTGATGACTAA